In Acidobacteriota bacterium, one genomic interval encodes:
- a CDS encoding ParA family protein, translating into MVIAVINTKGGVGKTTTAIHLSVLLAGRGPTLLIDADSQAGASLGVGIPRARLAPSLAHPFLYGLPLERAIRRGVRPGIDVITASADLANTDVALSDAPDRELCLRRTIEPLLQRYRTILIDCAPGLSLLHINVLAAAQWYLVPVTPQYLSLEGAASIVDAGDRVRRRFNDRLRLLGMVVTMVDRGSKSGRQNIRMLRGHYRDAVVRPEIPFSHALAEAPSFGQTIFEYEPAGAAARAYRRLGVDILQRLARRGRAH; encoded by the coding sequence GTGGTCATCGCCGTCATCAACACAAAAGGGGGCGTGGGGAAGACCACGACCGCGATCCACCTGTCCGTCCTGCTCGCCGGGCGGGGCCCGACGCTGCTCATCGACGCGGACAGCCAGGCGGGGGCGTCGCTCGGAGTCGGCATCCCGCGCGCGCGCCTCGCACCCTCGCTGGCCCACCCGTTCCTCTACGGATTGCCGCTGGAGCGCGCGATTCGCCGGGGAGTCCGGCCGGGCATCGACGTCATCACCGCGTCGGCCGACCTGGCCAACACCGATGTCGCCTTGTCGGATGCCCCAGATCGGGAGCTGTGCCTGCGCAGGACCATCGAGCCGCTGCTGCAGCGCTACCGCACCATCCTGATCGACTGCGCGCCCGGCCTGTCGCTGCTGCACATCAACGTGCTCGCCGCGGCCCAGTGGTATCTCGTGCCGGTGACGCCGCAGTACCTCTCCCTCGAGGGGGCCGCCAGCATCGTCGATGCGGGCGATCGTGTGCGCCGGCGGTTCAACGATCGGCTGCGGCTCCTCGGCATGGTGGTGACGATGGTCGATCGCGGGTCGAAGAGCGGGCGGCAGAACATCCGCATGCTGCGCGGCCATTATCGTGACGCGGTGGTTCGCCCCGAGATTCCCTTCAGCCATGCGCTTGCCGAAGCGCCGTCGTTCGGCCAGACCATCTTCGAGTACGAGCCCGCCGGGGCCGCGGCCCGCGCGTACCGCCGGCTCGGCGTGGACATCCTGCAGCGGCTCGCCCGCCGCGGGCG